In the genome of Opitutia bacterium KCR 482, one region contains:
- a CDS encoding UbiX family flavin prenyltransferase yields the protein MDSAQKKRAVVAITGASGATIGIRTAAMLVRAAAEVYCIVSDAAAEIIPDEIDGASDAAAALERLGVSARTVKFFDECNFRAPPASGSFLFDAMAIAPCSMKTLGKLACGIADNLIVRAAEVALKERRRLVVCPRETPLALSHIRNMETLFLAGATVLPPCVSFYGKPKTADDIADTIAARIVQAMGFKQTFIREWGL from the coding sequence ATGGATAGCGCACAAAAAAAACGCGCGGTCGTGGCGATTACGGGGGCTTCGGGCGCGACAATCGGGATACGGACTGCGGCGATGCTCGTCCGCGCCGCCGCCGAAGTATACTGCATTGTAAGCGACGCCGCCGCGGAAATCATACCCGACGAAATCGACGGCGCGTCCGACGCCGCCGCAGCTCTCGAACGGCTCGGAGTGTCCGCTCGGACGGTAAAATTTTTCGACGAGTGCAATTTCCGCGCGCCTCCCGCGAGCGGCTCGTTTTTATTCGACGCAATGGCAATCGCGCCGTGCTCGATGAAAACCCTCGGAAAGCTCGCGTGCGGAATCGCCGACAACCTGATTGTACGCGCGGCGGAAGTCGCCTTGAAGGAACGCCGCAGGCTGGTTGTCTGCCCGCGCGAGACGCCGCTTGCGCTCTCGCATATCCGCAACATGGAAACGCTTTTTCTTGCGGGGGCTACGGTGCTTCCGCCGTGCGTGTCGTTCTACGGAAAACCGAAAACCGCCGACGACATCGCCGACACAATCGCCGCGCGAATCGTGCAGGCGATGGGCTTCAAACAAACGTTCATAAGGGAGTGGGGACTGTGA
- a CDS encoding UbiA-like polyprenyltransferase has protein sequence MNFFKSAKIYAEMIKLGHTLFALPFALSALCLAHLAGFGFGAGKIFWTVVAFAAARSATMGFNRIADRKFDILNPRTANRPTATGEISVRDAAVFTAISVAVFSLSAAMINRLCFWLSFPALVVLLGYSYAKRFTCAAHYILGAALALAPIGAWIAATDSLDPRILALGFALFFNISAFDLIYALQDEKFDIAHNLHSVPARFGRKNTLRIASVSFAAAAACLAATGVLFGLNWVYYACVAAIAAMYAYGIYAITKFGEAKTQLVFFYESVSISALIFAGTLSNIIFRHG, from the coding sequence ATGAATTTCTTTAAATCCGCAAAGATTTACGCCGAAATGATAAAGCTCGGGCACACTCTGTTCGCGCTTCCGTTCGCGCTTTCGGCGTTGTGTTTGGCGCATTTGGCGGGCTTCGGCTTCGGGGCGGGCAAAATATTTTGGACGGTCGTTGCGTTCGCGGCGGCGAGGTCGGCGACGATGGGCTTCAACAGAATCGCAGACCGAAAGTTCGACATTCTCAACCCGCGCACCGCAAACCGCCCCACCGCCACGGGCGAAATCTCCGTGCGAGACGCCGCGGTTTTTACGGCGATTTCGGTAGCGGTCTTTTCGCTTTCCGCGGCGATGATAAACCGGCTGTGCTTTTGGCTGTCGTTCCCCGCGCTCGTCGTGCTGCTGGGGTACTCGTACGCAAAACGCTTCACCTGCGCGGCGCACTACATCTTGGGGGCCGCGCTCGCGCTCGCGCCGATAGGCGCGTGGATTGCGGCGACGGACTCCCTCGACCCGCGCATTCTGGCTCTCGGCTTCGCCCTGTTTTTCAACATTTCCGCATTCGACCTCATCTACGCCTTGCAGGACGAAAAGTTCGACATCGCCCACAACCTGCATTCCGTGCCCGCGAGGTTCGGGCGCAAAAACACGCTCCGCATTGCGTCGGTTTCGTTCGCGGCGGCGGCGGCGTGCCTTGCGGCGACGGGCGTTCTCTTCGGATTGAACTGGGTTTACTACGCATGCGTTGCGGCAATCGCCGCCATGTATGCCTACGGAATCTACGCGATTACGAAATTCGGCGAGGCTAAAACCCAGCTCGTTTTCTTCTACGAAAGCGTTTCGATTTCCGCGCTGATTTTCGCGGGAACGCTTTCCAACATAATTTTTCGACATGGATAG
- a CDS encoding CofH family radical SAM protein has translation MENFADRSGCIGREEALELLKSGSPLDLGERADAARRARHGNKAYYAVNAAITYSNICEALCPICSFSRKEGQEGSYLLSPDEVRERAANFSKMGAEEIHIIGGMYSKLPLAYYIDVVKAVKDADQKLNVVSFTVSECVLMSRVSGLPLETVIRMLMDAGTGALPGGGAEIFDDAVREKISPNKLTADEWLGAMRVAHRCGLKTNATMLYGHIETPETVVDHLFRLRELQDETGGFKAFVPLPFRRGASAISSKASGVYDLKICSLARIVLDNFPHIRVPIPHFGDRMAQILLNFGADDIGGTHWHEEVAAAAGAAKTERTEEFMRRTIAGAGFEPVKCNSNYGA, from the coding sequence ATGGAAAATTTTGCAGACAGAAGCGGATGCATCGGACGCGAAGAGGCTCTCGAACTTTTGAAATCGGGCAGTCCGCTCGATTTGGGCGAACGCGCCGACGCCGCCCGCAGGGCGCGCCACGGCAACAAGGCTTATTACGCGGTGAACGCGGCGATAACGTATTCGAATATTTGCGAGGCTCTCTGCCCCATTTGCTCGTTTTCCAGAAAGGAGGGGCAGGAAGGCTCCTACCTGCTTTCGCCCGACGAAGTGCGCGAAAGGGCGGCGAACTTTTCGAAAATGGGCGCGGAGGAAATCCACATCATCGGCGGCATGTACTCCAAGCTTCCGCTGGCGTACTACATCGACGTTGTGAAAGCCGTGAAAGACGCCGACCAAAAGCTCAACGTGGTGTCGTTCACGGTGTCGGAATGCGTGCTGATGTCGCGGGTGTCGGGGCTGCCGCTCGAAACCGTAATCCGCATGCTCATGGACGCGGGAACGGGCGCGCTCCCCGGGGGAGGCGCCGAAATTTTCGACGACGCCGTGCGCGAAAAAATCTCGCCGAACAAGCTCACCGCCGACGAATGGCTCGGCGCAATGCGCGTCGCCCACCGCTGCGGCTTGAAGACAAACGCCACAATGCTTTACGGGCACATCGAAACGCCCGAAACGGTCGTAGACCATCTGTTCAGGCTGCGCGAATTGCAGGACGAAACGGGCGGCTTCAAGGCGTTCGTGCCGCTTCCGTTCAGGCGCGGCGCAAGCGCGATTAGCTCGAAGGCGTCGGGCGTGTACGACCTCAAAATATGCTCGCTTGCGAGAATCGTTCTCGACAATTTTCCGCATATCCGCGTGCCGATTCCGCACTTCGGCGACAGAATGGCGCAGATACTGCTTAACTTCGGCGCGGACGACATCGGCGGAACGCACTGGCATGAGGAGGTCGCGGCGGCGGCGGGAGCGGCTAAAACGGAGCGCACCGAAGAGTTCATGCGGCGCACGATAGCCGGAGCGGGCTTCGAGCCGGTGAAATGCAATTCCAATTATGGCGCATAG
- a CDS encoding menaquinone biosynthesis protein produces MAHSFGRVSYINSIPLFCAEPPFDVREAVPSKLNAAVESGALDISLISRWIYPKVAKDYAVIPDFCIGGDGEIMSVKLFSRAPLGRLGGRKIFITSESGTSIRAFRYAMVKKYKIDIFALPRADGIADADAVLLIGNRALSFDASDYGFVADLGELWKEVAEVPMIYAVAVARRGIFGGAEGEVREYFGKSLELFESQKPRWLDVAARRFEQSEGVPIARSVLEKYYSRLIYRFDGGEFEKSFKYVEALDGYIG; encoded by the coding sequence ATGGCGCATAGTTTCGGCAGGGTTTCGTACATCAACAGCATTCCGCTTTTCTGCGCGGAACCGCCGTTCGACGTGCGCGAGGCAGTGCCGTCGAAGCTTAACGCCGCGGTCGAAAGCGGCGCGCTCGACATCTCGCTAATCTCGCGCTGGATTTATCCGAAAGTCGCAAAAGACTATGCGGTTATCCCCGATTTTTGCATAGGAGGCGACGGCGAAATAATGTCGGTAAAGCTGTTTTCGCGCGCGCCCCTCGGGCGGCTCGGCGGGCGCAAAATTTTCATCACTTCCGAAAGCGGCACGTCAATCAGGGCGTTCCGCTACGCGATGGTCAAAAAATACAAAATCGACATCTTTGCGCTTCCGCGCGCCGACGGAATCGCCGATGCCGACGCCGTTTTGCTTATCGGCAACCGCGCCCTTTCTTTCGACGCCTCCGACTACGGCTTTGTCGCCGACTTGGGCGAACTCTGGAAAGAGGTTGCGGAAGTGCCCATGATTTACGCGGTGGCGGTTGCGCGGCGCGGAATCTTCGGCGGGGCGGAGGGCGAAGTGCGCGAATATTTCGGAAAGTCGCTCGAACTGTTCGAATCGCAAAAGCCGCGCTGGCTCGACGTCGCCGCAAGACGCTTCGAGCAGTCGGAGGGCGTGCCGATTGCGCGTTCGGTTTTGGAAAAATACTACTCGCGCCTGATTTACAGAT